The proteins below come from a single Kitasatospora sp. NBC_00315 genomic window:
- a CDS encoding MerR family transcriptional regulator — protein sequence MTDMLSPAEVVKRSGFSIDTLRYYERIGLLDRITRSTGGRRQFNEDHVEWLGVLRCLRDTGMPIAEMRRYTAAAREGDRTLEERLALLTGHAAQVQHTLAELLRQQTHLNEKIAWYQAQIDITQGESA from the coding sequence ATGACGGACATGCTCTCTCCCGCCGAGGTCGTGAAACGGTCCGGCTTCAGCATCGACACCCTGCGCTACTACGAGCGCATCGGACTGCTCGACCGGATCACGCGCAGCACCGGCGGGCGGCGGCAGTTCAACGAGGACCACGTCGAATGGCTGGGCGTGCTGCGCTGCCTGCGCGACACCGGCATGCCCATCGCCGAGATGCGGCGCTACACCGCCGCCGCCCGCGAGGGTGACCGCACGCTGGAGGAGCGACTCGCGCTGCTCACCGGGCACGCCGCCCAGGTCCAGCACACCCTGGCCGAACTACTGCGCCAGCAGACGCACTTGAACGAGAAGATCGCCTGGTACCAGGCGCAGATCGACATCACCCAGGGGGAGTCCGCATGA
- a CDS encoding aldo/keto reductase: protein MTGTARTLGNSGIEVGPIGVGCWAIGGPLHAGGEQFGWGTVDDAQSTAALHRAFDLGATFFDTADNYGAGHSESVLGRAFEGRRDQVVIATKWGNTFDEATGEATGQDATPAHLRTAVDASLRRLGTDYVDLYQFHIAQAPLPVALDLVDTLEDLVAAGKIRAYAWSTDDAANAEGFAAKAPHCAAVQHDFSVLNPAPEMVAVVESLGLASIARGPLAMGLLSGKYHDGRRVAADDVRAQGHPWIPYFGPDGSGSREWLTRIDAVRDVLTSDGRTLAQGALAWLLARTPAVIPIPGCRTVAQVEGNLAVRSPLPPDEFAQVESLLRG, encoded by the coding sequence ATGACCGGAACGGCGCGCACACTCGGCAACAGCGGCATCGAGGTCGGCCCGATCGGCGTCGGCTGCTGGGCCATCGGTGGCCCGCTGCACGCCGGTGGCGAGCAGTTCGGTTGGGGCACGGTGGACGACGCGCAGTCGACGGCCGCCCTGCACCGCGCCTTCGACCTCGGCGCGACCTTCTTCGACACCGCGGACAACTACGGTGCGGGCCACAGTGAGTCCGTCCTCGGCCGCGCCTTCGAGGGCCGCCGCGACCAGGTCGTCATCGCCACCAAGTGGGGCAACACCTTCGACGAGGCCACCGGCGAGGCCACCGGCCAGGACGCCACCCCCGCCCACCTGCGCACAGCCGTCGACGCCAGCCTGCGCCGTCTGGGAACCGACTACGTCGACCTCTACCAGTTCCACATCGCCCAGGCCCCGTTGCCCGTCGCCCTCGACCTGGTCGACACCCTGGAGGACCTGGTCGCCGCCGGCAAGATCCGCGCCTACGCCTGGTCCACCGACGACGCCGCCAACGCCGAGGGCTTCGCGGCGAAGGCCCCGCACTGCGCCGCGGTCCAGCACGACTTCTCCGTCCTCAACCCGGCGCCGGAGATGGTCGCCGTGGTCGAGTCCCTCGGCCTGGCCTCCATCGCCCGCGGCCCGCTGGCCATGGGTCTGCTCTCGGGCAAGTACCACGACGGCAGGCGCGTGGCCGCCGACGACGTCCGCGCCCAGGGCCACCCGTGGATCCCCTACTTCGGCCCCGACGGCTCCGGCAGCCGCGAGTGGCTCACCCGCATCGACGCCGTACGCGACGTCCTCACCTCCGACGGCCGCACGCTCGCCCAGGGCGCCCTGGCGTGGCTGCTGGCCCGCACACCCGCCGTCATCCCCATCCCCGGCTGCCGCACCGTTGCCCAGGTCGAGGGGAACCTGGCCGTCCGCTCGCCGCTCCCCCCGGACGAGTTCGCCCAGGTGGAGTCCCTGCTCCGGGGATGA